The Stieleria maiorica genome includes the window GGCGACGGTAAACCATCCTGACTCTTCTGCGCTTGCGGGTGTTGATTACGACCTTTCCGCTCATGTGGATTTGTTGGTCAACGGGCCGAACACGCTTGCGATTCACGCTCTTAATCGCCCCAACAGCAGCGACTTTCTATCCGTCCCCTATCTTCATTCTGATTCCATCACCGGAGCCCCTGGCTATCTGATCCAGCCCACTCCGGGCAGTTCCAATTCGAATGGGATGGAACTTGGACCAATGATTTCAGATGTGGCTTCTTCGGCGTCTCCCGCATCCCCCGGCGTGGACATTGTCATCACGGCAAATGTCGAAGACTTCACCGCAGCGGTCGAACCGAGCACGGTTCGATTGCACTATCGCGTGATGTACGAAAACGAATCTTCGGTGGTGATGAGCGACGACGGAGCGGGCGTCGACGCGGTTGCAAATGACGGCATTTACTCAGCCCAGATTCCGGGCACCCTGTTGGTTTCCGGTGAAATGATCCGCTGGCGAATCACGGCATCGGACGTGTTCGGCGTGCAAACAGACGAACCCCGATACTTGGACGCACTCGATTCGCCCCGCTACTTTGGAACGGTTGTCGCCGAGCCGAGTATCACGACCGATCTTCCTGTCATTCAATGGTTCCTGGAGAATCCGTCGGCTGCGTCAACCAACGCAGGCACTCGAACGTCGATCTTTGTCGACGGTGAGTTCTACGACAACGTTCGCGTCGACAGCCATGGCCAATCAACTCGAGGATCGGCCTTCCCGAAAAAGTCGTTCGATTTCGACGCCAACTCGGCCAACAAGTTTCGTCTTCAACCCGGCATGGACCGGGTGAGTGATTTCAACTTGCTGACCAACTACGCCGACCAAACCAAATTGCGTAACACATTGATGTACGACCTGTCCGCGCAAGCAGACTACGCGCATCATTTTGCGTTTCCAGTCATGATCTATCGCAACGGCGACTTTTATGGACTGTTCGATATCGTCGAAGAAGGCGACACCGAGTATCTCGACCGCATTGGACTGGATTCGGACAACCCACTTTATAAGGTCAACAATCGCTTAGACCACGCGTACAACCGAGTCGAAAAGAAAAGTCGCGAATACGAAGATCATTCCGACTTCCAGGCGATCGTCGACGGAGCACAGAACTTGAGTGGTGCCGCTGCTCTTGACTGGACCTTTGACACGTTGGACATCACCGACATCGTGAACTACCTGGCGATTCAGAATGTCGCCGCCAGCAACGATTTCGGTCACAAAAACATGTACTGGTATCGCGACACCAGCGGCACGGGATTGTGGTCGGTGCTCCCGTGGGACCAAGACCTTTCCTTGGGGCACCAGTGGGACGCGAGCGTTTCTCCGCCTTATTTCAAGAACGACCTGATCACGGGTTCCAATATTTATGCGGGCGGCAACAACGTCATTCAGCGTTTGTATGCCGATCCCGTGTTTCGCGAAATGTACACTCGGAGGATCCGAACCCTTTCCGATCAGTTCTACGGTGCCCCCGGGTCCCCGACATCCGAGAGCTATCTGGCGCAGCAGATCGTGCTGCTGGAATCGCTGATCGCAGAGGAAGCGATTGAAGATGCGAACCTTTGGGGAATCCAAGCCAACTTCACGCATACGCCCGCCTCCGCTGCGACACAGTTGCTTGAAGAATTCATCCCTTTGCGCCGGACTTACCTTGACGGACATCCCGACGTGCCGCCGCCACAAGTCGGGAATCCACCAATCGAATTTGATGACTTGGACTACGACGCTGATCCGATTTCGGGTCTGCAGACCGAAGAGTACATCCGATTGAACAACCCCAACGCGGTTGCAGTTGATCTTTCGGGATGGAGAATCGAAGGTGGGATCAATCATCAATTCAAAGGCGGCACCGTGATCCCGTCGGGCGGATCTTTGTACGTCGTCAAAGATGTCGTCGCCTTCCAGAATCGCAGTTCAGGGCCATCTGCGGGGCAGCGGCTATTCATCCAGGGCAACTACGACGGCCAGTTGACTTACAGTGGCGAGACAATCACGTTGTTTGCGGGTGACGGAACCGTCGTCGATACGCTGGAAACGCCGGCCGGAAATCCGACGGACGCCCAAAAGTATCTGCGCGTCACGGAAATCCACTACAACCCCGTCATTGACGACACCGAGTTCATCGAATTGATGAACATCAGTTCCGGCAACGTCGCAACCACGCTGGATTTGTCAGGCATTTCGATCGTCGATGGACCCAGTTCTCCATTCGTTTTTGCACCGGGAACGATGCTCGGCGCGAACGAGCGTTTGCTTGTCGTCCAAGACACTGTCGCTTTCCGGGACGCCTATCCACAAGTTGACCCGGCTCTGATTGCAGGATCCTACTTTGGCAAACTTAGCAACGGAGGCGAACGCCTGAAGATCATCGGTGCCGGATCGGAGACGATCCTCGATCTCGACTACGGGGATTCGGATCCCTGGCCGATCTCGCCGGACGGCGTGGGCGCGTCGCTGATTCTTGCCGATCCGATCGGAACTTCGATTGGGCGGCTTGATAAACCGTACAGCTATCGTGGAGAGATCCTTCCGGGCGGAACGCCCGGAGAAGGGTTTGGCCCGACGCGTGGAATCGTCATCAACGAATTATTGACGCACACCGACGCGCCGGAACTGGACGCGATCGAGCTTTACAATACGACTGCATCGGCGATCGATGTCAGCGGCTGGTACCTCAGCGACGACCGGGACGATCCATTGAAGTACTCCATTCCGGCCGGCACTTCGATTCCCGGCGGAGGCTATTTGGTCTTCGATGAATCCGATTTCAATCCGACCCCACTGAATCCGCTTGCGCATCACTTCGCGCTCAGTGGTTCCCAAGGCGACGAAGTCTGGCTCACGATCGCTCATCCTGCGGGCAATGCGGTCGCTGAGTTCGTCGACAACGTCACAGTCAGCGCCGCATTCAACTCTCAAACCTATGGGCGTCTTCCCAACGGGACGGGACGCCTGGCACCGTTGGAATCGGCCTCGCTTGGTGACCAGAATGGCGCGCATCGGATCGCTCCCATCGTGATCAGCGAAGTACATTACCATCCATCGGAGCCTTCACCGGCCGCGTTGGCGATCGATCCCTCGCTACAATCAAGTGACTTGGAGTTCATTGAACTGCATCATCACGCGGACACGCCCATTGACTTGACCAATTGGCGATTGCGTGGAGACGGCGACTTTGATTTCATTGCAGGGAACTCCATTGCGGCTGGAGGGACTCTGGTCGTTGTGTCGTTTGATCCACAGGCAAACCTAGATCGTGCCGAGGCGTTCCGCACTCACTTCGGGATTGATGCCTCCGTCGATTTGATCGGGCCGTTTAGCGGTTCCCTCGGCAACAGCTTTGGCCGAGTCGAATTGGAACAACCCGACGAAGCTCCGGTGGACGAGCCAACCGTTTTGCCGCGCGTCATGGTCGATGAAGTGTTCTACGATGACCTCACACCCTGGGCCGTCGAAGCGGACGGTGCCGGATCATCGCTTAACCGGGTATCGGAAAATGCCTATGCCGGCGACGCGGTGAATTGGGCGGCGGCGACGCCGTCGCCCGGATTCACGCGGTACCGGCCGGCGGTCACCAGAGTCGATGTCAATGGTGGCGAGGTCCAGCGAAGTGTTGTGACGTCATTAACGGTGCATTTTGATCGTCCGGTCGATTTGTCTTCCGACTCGTTCGAACTGTTGCGTTTAGACGACCAACAGATCGTCAGCGGTTTGCAGTTGTCGCCGCTGTTGGTTGATGGACGATCGGTTGTGGACATCGGATTTTCCAGTGGTCCGTTGGTTGATTTACGCGGATCCGGGAATTCGCTGGCCAACGGGAACTATCGGCTACGCGTGATGGCTGACCAGACGATGGCTTCGGAAGGCGGCGCGCCCCTGAGTGCCGACCACGAATTTGGTGCGGACGCCACCGACCGACTTTTTCGCTTCTTCGGCGACACCGATGCCGACCGCGACGTTGACGGAATCGACTATGGTCGATTCGGCTTGACGTTTCTGTTGAATAAAAACGACGACGGTTTTAATCCTAGCCTGGATTACGACGGGGACGGTGATGTGGATGGACAGGATTACGGCTGGTTTGGCCAGCGATTCTTGAAGACCCTGGAGATGTGATCCGTAAGCGTTCTATCTGCCCAGGATGGCCCTGCCGTCGGGAGAAGCTGCCCGCAGCCAGGCCGATTCCTGCATCGACAGGTCGTCGATGACGCGGACGATTCGAACCGAGCGGTTCGACGTGATCATGATCAAATCGCAAAGCGGCGGGCACATCGTTGTCCGCGGGTCATTCGGGTCCATCGGGCCGGAGCAATTCCCCGCCCCCCGCGAGCTAGCCGTTTGTCTATCATCATACCTATCAATTGGCAGTTCATTGGGATGTTTACAAACAGGGGCGACATGTTTCGACCAACTGCGAATTCTGCCGCTTTCGTTTTACTGATTTCAAGTGCTGTTGCCTCGGTCGCCGAGGCACAATTGCCTCGCGAGGCATTAGGCAAGCTCAAATCCGCGACGGTGTATATCGAGACGGATGACGGTGAATCGATCGCCAGTGGCAGCGGCTTCGTCGTAAGCCGCCGAGAAAATCGAGCCCTGGTTGCGACTAACTATCATGTCGTCAAGCCGACGCTTCGCCGTCCGGATCGTTCGAAGATCCATGTCTTTCTCAATAGCGGGATGCCAGAACAATTTCGCCTTGAAGCGAAATTATTTTCGGCTGACTACGGGGATGACCTCGCACTGCTCGAAGTCGTGAGCGACCGTTTGCCGGATCCGATCGTTGCCCGGACGGGAACACGAATGGAGGAAACGCAGCGCGTTTTCATCGCCGGATTTCCTTTTGGGGAATTGCTGGGAGTCGATGGGCAAAAGCCGTCGATCACGATTACCGCCGGCAGCGTCAGCAGCGTACGCTTGGGGCGGTTCGGTGAGACCGCTGTGATTCAGCTATCCGGTGGTATCGATCCCGGCAATAGCGGCGGTCCGATTATCGACTCCGAAGGAAATCTGGTCGCGGTCTCGGTTGCGAAAATTGATCGTTCCTCCATCGGCTTTGGTATTCCGTATTGGAAGCTCGCTGAATTGCAGCAGCCGTATCCGCGTAATCCGCGAGTTACCTATGCGTCCGAAAATGGCACGCTCGCGTGTAAAGCTCAGTTGAACTTGCCCGAAGGGATGGAAGTGCGCGAAGCGATGCGCAGCAACCATCTGCTCGCCTTCCGGCAAGCGTCTGATGAACCTTTGCCAAAGCTGCTGCAGGGCAGCACGTGGCTGCCGCTGCCGCAACACAACGAGCCGCAGCGGTGTCAGCAGGGCGGACCGTCTTCTCGCGCACCCTGGGCAGATGTGACGGCAAGAATGCCCTTGTCAGGAATCCCGGGCCGCGGTGATCTGCTGGTGATGCAATGGCAGAGTACCGATCCCAGTGGACAGCTCCACTTCGGCCGACCGTTCACAATCACCGAGCAGGAACTTACCAATCCTGTTCCGTCGTCCCCTGTCGAACAGACAGCAAGCCGCTCCGGCGACCCGCGTTCTGCGGGCGGCGCCTCTGGTTCCATGATCGATCAACTCGCCGGACAATCGATTCCGACCGTGGGCCAAAAACCGTTTGCCCTGAACGCGTTGATTCGCCGTGTGATGCGGGCGGGCGAAAACCGTTATCTGGTTGTCTTCACCGCCGACGGCAAGCTTCGCTGTATCGACTTGCAGAGTGAGCAAATCGTCGCCGAACGGGATGCATCGAAAGTTGACGAACTCGCCTCTGGAGAAGACGAGATCATCGGCTTCAATCGGACGGAGCGAAGTCTTACCCGATTTTCCCTTCCGGACCTCGAGATCGTCGCAACGCGGCCTCTGGAGGACGAGGCGGTGGTGCGCTACGCGCGTCGCGGCAGCAAGTCATCCGGATCCATCGTGGCAATCATTCAGCGATCTGGTTCTCAAAAACTCGCCTGCGTCCAAATCAATCCTCGTAGCGGTCGAATCAATCGCTTCGACATTGACGGTGAACGACGCATCCGTGGTCAGGCGCCGAAGTCTTTGTTCGATGAGATGCCGATGACCGATGGCTTTCGCGTACGGAGCAATGACGACGGCACGTTGATCACGATGTGGATCAGCGGCAATTCGAAGGTCGGTGCGCATCTGCTTTCGAAGTCCCGTTCGCGTTGGAAGTACACGCGGCTTCCCAAACTTGCGGGATACGCCGTACCGAGTGCCACCGGAAGCCTGCTTTGTACTTCGGAGGCGGTCCTCGCGGCTGATCTGACCGAGCTACATCAGGCGCCGATCAGTCTTCCAACGACCAACGAAGATTATTTCATGACGGTCGGGGAAATCGTCAAGGCATCAAGCCAAAACCCGCCGCTGTTCACCTGGCAGATTGCTTCTTGTTCCGAAGCAACGATCCATCGAACCGTCGTGCTCGATGGTGACCTGTCCGATCCGAGTGTTTCCCGGGACGATCCTGCGGTCGTTCCGCTCGATGAACGCTTCCAATGCTTGCCGGAGTGGAATCGGCTGGTGGTCGTACCGCCAGGTCCAAGCACCCAATTACGTCTGATCGAACTTGGCGATGCCCTGCCGAATGTACGACTCGCCTCAACTGAAGAAAATGCTGATTCACCGGCCGCTGAGCCTGTTGAGGAGGCTCAGCAGTTCAGAACCTGGACCGCAAAGGAAGGCGGCTATCGGGTTCAAGCAAAAGCCTTGGCGGTGGCGCAGGGTTACGTCAAACTCGAAACCGCCAACGGACGTGAGGTCGTCGTGCAGATCGAGAAATTGTCCACTTCCGATCAGCAGCATCTCGACCAATACCGTGCGGTTCTGGAGGTCAAGGACTGACACGAGCAAGGCCCGCCTGGCTTCGAAAGCCGAGCCGCACTACGACCTCTGTGTTTTAGACAGCAGTTCGCCGGACTGCACATTCCGCTTCCCGATGAACCAACACGGGTGTGAAGATCAGTTGTCGGTCGCTTCAGCCATGAGCTTCATTGCCACTCGGTCAACGATTTGACTTGGTAAAACGGACGTGGGGCCACGTTGAATTTTGTTGCGGCCACGACTGGCAATCGCGACGCCAAGAATTCGGCCCTGAGTGTCAATGACAGGGCATCCGACCTGTCGTTTTTGAATCGCAATGTCGGTATCAAAGACAGCCGCGAAACCAGATCGCCTGGGCGTGTCGTGCTCTCCCATCATCCAACTGATCCCGCCCGGGGCAGGCGGCAGGGATGTTCGAACCTTCATCGCTTTGTCGTGGCGTCGCAGGGTGACCGAGACCAAATCGCCGGTGAGATAGCCGTCCAATCTGCTCCGCAAGACTTCTGCCAAAATGGGAACACTCGGCGTCGAATGTCCATTGATCGAGGTGATGATGTCATCTCGCCGGAGTTTCAGGCCGTTCGAATTCAGCCC containing:
- a CDS encoding lamin tail domain-containing protein, translating into MASNTSGITDGFGQNSDWIEIRNDADTAVDLQGYHLTDDAADPNKWEFTAPTLLDPGDYLIVFASSRDLVDPTGNWHTNFSLARGGEYLALTAPDQSVLSEFGGSGVDYPPQVSNLSYGLVDGVLVSSTSVAHYLIPVDDSLGESWTANSFDADHFGFELGRAAIGYENNPGSGTSYANSILTDVPDGTTNVYQRIRFEIENASEINDLGLTLQFDDGFVAYLNGTPVASANSPDPIGFNTPATVNHPDSSALAGVDYDLSAHVDLLVNGPNTLAIHALNRPNSSDFLSVPYLHSDSITGAPGYLIQPTPGSSNSNGMELGPMISDVASSASPASPGVDIVITANVEDFTAAVEPSTVRLHYRVMYENESSVVMSDDGAGVDAVANDGIYSAQIPGTLLVSGEMIRWRITASDVFGVQTDEPRYLDALDSPRYFGTVVAEPSITTDLPVIQWFLENPSAASTNAGTRTSIFVDGEFYDNVRVDSHGQSTRGSAFPKKSFDFDANSANKFRLQPGMDRVSDFNLLTNYADQTKLRNTLMYDLSAQADYAHHFAFPVMIYRNGDFYGLFDIVEEGDTEYLDRIGLDSDNPLYKVNNRLDHAYNRVEKKSREYEDHSDFQAIVDGAQNLSGAAALDWTFDTLDITDIVNYLAIQNVAASNDFGHKNMYWYRDTSGTGLWSVLPWDQDLSLGHQWDASVSPPYFKNDLITGSNIYAGGNNVIQRLYADPVFREMYTRRIRTLSDQFYGAPGSPTSESYLAQQIVLLESLIAEEAIEDANLWGIQANFTHTPASAATQLLEEFIPLRRTYLDGHPDVPPPQVGNPPIEFDDLDYDADPISGLQTEEYIRLNNPNAVAVDLSGWRIEGGINHQFKGGTVIPSGGSLYVVKDVVAFQNRSSGPSAGQRLFIQGNYDGQLTYSGETITLFAGDGTVVDTLETPAGNPTDAQKYLRVTEIHYNPVIDDTEFIELMNISSGNVATTLDLSGISIVDGPSSPFVFAPGTMLGANERLLVVQDTVAFRDAYPQVDPALIAGSYFGKLSNGGERLKIIGAGSETILDLDYGDSDPWPISPDGVGASLILADPIGTSIGRLDKPYSYRGEILPGGTPGEGFGPTRGIVINELLTHTDAPELDAIELYNTTASAIDVSGWYLSDDRDDPLKYSIPAGTSIPGGGYLVFDESDFNPTPLNPLAHHFALSGSQGDEVWLTIAHPAGNAVAEFVDNVTVSAAFNSQTYGRLPNGTGRLAPLESASLGDQNGAHRIAPIVISEVHYHPSEPSPAALAIDPSLQSSDLEFIELHHHADTPIDLTNWRLRGDGDFDFIAGNSIAAGGTLVVVSFDPQANLDRAEAFRTHFGIDASVDLIGPFSGSLGNSFGRVELEQPDEAPVDEPTVLPRVMVDEVFYDDLTPWAVEADGAGSSLNRVSENAYAGDAVNWAAATPSPGFTRYRPAVTRVDVNGGEVQRSVVTSLTVHFDRPVDLSSDSFELLRLDDQQIVSGLQLSPLLVDGRSVVDIGFSSGPLVDLRGSGNSLANGNYRLRVMADQTMASEGGAPLSADHEFGADATDRLFRFFGDTDADRDVDGIDYGRFGLTFLLNKNDDGFNPSLDYDGDGDVDGQDYGWFGQRFLKTLEM
- a CDS encoding trypsin-like peptidase domain-containing protein translates to MFRPTANSAAFVLLISSAVASVAEAQLPREALGKLKSATVYIETDDGESIASGSGFVVSRRENRALVATNYHVVKPTLRRPDRSKIHVFLNSGMPEQFRLEAKLFSADYGDDLALLEVVSDRLPDPIVARTGTRMEETQRVFIAGFPFGELLGVDGQKPSITITAGSVSSVRLGRFGETAVIQLSGGIDPGNSGGPIIDSEGNLVAVSVAKIDRSSIGFGIPYWKLAELQQPYPRNPRVTYASENGTLACKAQLNLPEGMEVREAMRSNHLLAFRQASDEPLPKLLQGSTWLPLPQHNEPQRCQQGGPSSRAPWADVTARMPLSGIPGRGDLLVMQWQSTDPSGQLHFGRPFTITEQELTNPVPSSPVEQTASRSGDPRSAGGASGSMIDQLAGQSIPTVGQKPFALNALIRRVMRAGENRYLVVFTADGKLRCIDLQSEQIVAERDASKVDELASGEDEIIGFNRTERSLTRFSLPDLEIVATRPLEDEAVVRYARRGSKSSGSIVAIIQRSGSQKLACVQINPRSGRINRFDIDGERRIRGQAPKSLFDEMPMTDGFRVRSNDDGTLITMWISGNSKVGAHLLSKSRSRWKYTRLPKLAGYAVPSATGSLLCTSEAVLAADLTELHQAPISLPTTNEDYFMTVGEIVKASSQNPPLFTWQIASCSEATIHRTVVLDGDLSDPSVSRDDPAVVPLDERFQCLPEWNRLVVVPPGPSTQLRLIELGDALPNVRLASTEENADSPAAEPVEEAQQFRTWTAKEGGYRVQAKALAVAQGYVKLETANGREVVVQIEKLSTSDQQHLDQYRAVLEVKD